A part of Desulfovulcanus ferrireducens genomic DNA contains:
- a CDS encoding UDP-glucose dehydrogenase family protein, with the protein MDICIVGTGYVGLVSAACFAEMGNKVYCVDINPQVVERLQNGQVHIYEPGLEELVKRNYAEGRLFFTTDIREGLKNSLFVFICVGTPPKEDGRADLSYVFQVAKDIGQHMEDYKIVVDKSTVPVGTADKVRSIIQEELDRRNMDLEFDVVSNPEFLKEGDAVNDFMKPDRVIVGTDNIRTAELLKALYAPFARTRDKLIVMSVRSAEMTKYAANCMLATKISFINEIANICERVGADVRDVRVGIGSDHRIGYHFIYPGVGYGGSCFPKDVKALIQTANESGYQPKLLEAVDGVNKRQKRVLARKIIDYFDPQGGVEGKVLALWGLAFKANTDDMREAPSLEIIEELTSRGMRIRAFDPVAGENARKILKDNELVEIVDEQYAALKGANALAVVTEWNQFRNPDFLIIKKELSAPIIFDGRNLYLPELLAEKGFAYFCIGRK; encoded by the coding sequence ATGGATATATGTATCGTGGGCACAGGATATGTAGGACTTGTTTCTGCTGCCTGTTTTGCCGAAATGGGGAATAAAGTCTATTGTGTGGATATAAATCCGCAAGTGGTCGAAAGACTACAAAACGGACAAGTGCATATCTATGAGCCAGGTTTAGAGGAGCTGGTCAAGAGAAACTACGCTGAGGGCAGGCTTTTTTTTACCACAGACATAAGAGAGGGGCTTAAAAACTCTCTTTTTGTTTTTATCTGTGTAGGCACTCCACCCAAAGAGGATGGCCGTGCTGACTTATCTTATGTGTTCCAGGTGGCCAAAGATATAGGCCAACATATGGAAGATTATAAAATAGTCGTGGACAAATCTACAGTGCCTGTGGGTACTGCCGATAAGGTACGGTCCATAATTCAGGAAGAACTGGACAGAAGAAATATGGACCTGGAGTTTGATGTTGTTTCCAATCCGGAATTTTTAAAAGAAGGCGATGCTGTTAATGATTTTATGAAGCCGGACCGGGTGATCGTAGGGACTGATAATATACGCACTGCAGAGCTTCTAAAGGCTTTGTATGCTCCTTTTGCGCGTACCAGGGATAAATTGATTGTTATGTCTGTGCGAAGTGCTGAGATGACTAAATATGCAGCCAATTGCATGCTGGCCACAAAGATTTCTTTTATCAATGAAATAGCTAATATTTGTGAGCGCGTCGGCGCTGATGTGCGTGATGTGCGCGTAGGCATAGGCTCGGATCACCGTATTGGGTATCATTTTATTTATCCAGGTGTTGGTTATGGTGGTTCGTGTTTTCCCAAGGACGTCAAGGCATTGATTCAAACTGCCAATGAAAGTGGGTACCAACCCAAACTTTTAGAAGCAGTGGACGGTGTAAATAAAAGACAGAAGAGGGTGTTGGCCCGGAAAATCATAGATTATTTTGATCCTCAAGGTGGGGTTGAAGGGAAGGTTCTGGCCTTATGGGGATTAGCTTTTAAGGCCAACACGGATGACATGCGGGAAGCTCCATCCTTGGAAATCATTGAAGAGTTGACCTCCAGGGGAATGCGTATCCGGGCCTTTGATCCCGTGGCAGGTGAGAACGCTAGAAAGATACTTAAGGACAATGAGTTAGTGGAGATAGTGGATGAGCAATATGCTGCCTTAAAAGGGGCCAATGCCTTGGCTGTTGTTACCGAATGGAACCAGTTTAGAAATCCTGATTTTTTAATAATTAAAAAAGAGTTATCCGCGCCGATAATTTTTGACGGACGAAATTTGTATTTACCAGAGCTTTTGGCTGAAAAAGGATTTGCTTATTTTTGCATTGGCAGAAAGTAG
- a CDS encoding amidohydrolase, whose translation MTILIKNILLDDKQVDIYIRQNRFEKIGTNLNEQADVLIDGQDKAILPSFINSHTHAAMTLLRGYADDLELHTWLTKYIWPFEQNLTQEDVYLGTKLACLEMIKSGTTFFSDMYWYMPGTLQAVEDMGLRAALSSVFIDFNDPKKAKKFRKRTREFFAEHTDTERIIFTLGPHAIYTVSKESLIWLKEFAQEKNLLIHIHIAETKKEVDDCLNEHGLTPVRYLEKIGFLGPNIISCHNIWVDEEEMDILAKHEVKIVHNPVSNMKLCSGIFPYAKLKERDLCIGLGTDGCASNNNLDMLEEMKVATLLAKISSNDPTNFTAKEAFDCATINGAKIFGLDIGEIAPGKLADCILVDLNHPQLVPNHNLISNMVYAASGECVHTTICNGQILMHDRQVPGEKELIAEVKDRISKKLRK comes from the coding sequence ATGACCATTCTAATCAAAAACATCCTTCTCGATGATAAACAGGTAGATATCTATATTCGACAGAACCGTTTTGAAAAAATTGGGACAAATTTGAATGAGCAGGCTGATGTGCTTATAGATGGACAGGATAAAGCCATCTTACCCTCGTTTATCAATAGCCATACCCATGCAGCTATGACTCTTCTAAGGGGGTATGCTGACGATTTGGAACTCCATACCTGGCTTACAAAGTATATCTGGCCTTTTGAACAAAACCTCACCCAGGAAGATGTGTATTTGGGAACCAAATTGGCCTGTTTGGAGATGATTAAGTCCGGAACCACTTTTTTCAGTGACATGTATTGGTATATGCCCGGTACATTACAGGCTGTTGAGGATATGGGTCTACGCGCCGCCCTTTCTTCTGTTTTCATTGATTTTAATGATCCCAAAAAGGCAAAAAAATTCAGGAAACGAACCAGGGAGTTTTTTGCTGAGCATACGGATACGGAAAGAATAATTTTCACTCTAGGTCCGCATGCCATTTATACTGTATCCAAAGAATCGTTGATCTGGCTCAAAGAATTTGCCCAGGAAAAAAATCTTCTTATTCATATACACATTGCTGAGACCAAAAAAGAGGTAGATGATTGCCTTAATGAACATGGTCTGACACCGGTGCGTTACTTAGAAAAAATTGGTTTTCTAGGCCCGAATATCATTTCCTGCCACAATATCTGGGTTGACGAGGAGGAGATGGATATTCTGGCAAAGCATGAGGTAAAAATCGTCCATAATCCGGTATCAAATATGAAGCTTTGTTCCGGCATTTTCCCTTACGCGAAGCTAAAAGAGCGTGATTTATGTATCGGCCTGGGTACCGACGGTTGCGCGTCCAATAATAACCTGGACATGCTTGAAGAGATGAAGGTGGCCACACTTTTGGCCAAAATATCCTCCAATGATCCAACGAATTTTACAGCTAAAGAGGCCTTTGACTGCGCCACTATTAACGGAGCCAAAATCTTTGGCCTGGATATCGGAGAAATTGCTCCAGGCAAACTAGCTGACTGTATTCTGGTTGATTTAAATCACCCGCAGCTTGTTCCCAACCATAACCTGATTTCGAACATGGTCTACGCTGCAAGTGGCGAGTGTGTACACACCACCATTTGCAATGGTCAAATTTTGATGCATGACAGGCAGGTGCCCGGCGAGAAAGAATTGATTGCAGAAGTCAAGGATAGAATCAGTAAAAAGTTAAGAAAATAG
- a CDS encoding cob(I)yrinic acid a,c-diamide adenosyltransferase: protein MLIIYTGQGKGKTSAATGQAIRALGQGLVVVFGQFLKRDGQAGEQKILGNLLGQNFWASGIGFFRQETERKKHQKKVLELLQWAEQKVDSGIDMLILDEAIYVLNMNLLQRQDIENLITHCREHDVHLVLTGRGAPEWLIEQADLVSEIREVKHPYRTGIKAQKGIEF from the coding sequence ATGCTTATTATTTACACAGGTCAAGGCAAAGGAAAAACTTCTGCTGCAACGGGGCAGGCCATAAGAGCCTTGGGACAAGGCCTTGTTGTCGTTTTTGGCCAGTTTCTTAAACGAGATGGCCAAGCCGGGGAACAGAAGATACTAGGAAACCTTTTGGGGCAAAACTTTTGGGCTTCTGGTATCGGTTTCTTTCGCCAGGAAACCGAAAGGAAAAAACACCAAAAAAAGGTTCTGGAACTTCTACAATGGGCAGAGCAAAAAGTAGATTCTGGCATAGATATGCTCATTTTGGATGAGGCTATCTATGTTTTAAATATGAATCTACTGCAAAGACAAGATATAGAGAATCTTATCACCCATTGTAGAGAACATGATGTGCATTTAGTTCTTACAGGCAGAGGGGCCCCTGAATGGTTGATTGAGCAGGCTGACCTGGTTTCAGAAATAAGGGAAGTTAAGCACCCGTATCGAACAGGAATCAAAGCCCAAAAGGGAATTGAATTTTGA
- the amrS gene encoding AmmeMemoRadiSam system radical SAM enzyme → MQQAILWKPYKEDIVQCRLCSHFCLIKPGERGKCGVRYNDNGQLMTLVKDRVAAMNLDPIEKKPLYHFYPGTKSFSIGTMGCNFSCTFCQNYSLSQGPKPNKPVQGEVLSAKEIVLLAQKYGAASISYTYSEPTIFIELVMETARLAQKEGIKNILVSNGFQSPECLEELEPYIDAVNIDLKAFTEKFYQNYCGAKLKPVLKNLERIKKMGWWLEVTTLIIPGLNDSDDELKKIASFIYHNLSQDTPWHISKFYPAYKMTDRPSTPISTLERAYTIGKETGLDYVYTGNVPGHSGENTYCPACSKKIITRMGFQITDQHLKEGKCEFCGHEIAGRWE, encoded by the coding sequence ATGCAACAGGCCATTTTATGGAAACCGTATAAAGAAGATATCGTTCAATGTCGTTTATGCAGTCATTTTTGCCTGATTAAACCTGGAGAAAGGGGGAAGTGCGGGGTACGCTATAATGATAATGGCCAGCTAATGACCTTGGTCAAAGATCGTGTAGCTGCTATGAATCTTGACCCGATTGAAAAAAAGCCCCTGTATCATTTTTATCCTGGTACTAAAAGTTTTTCCATTGGCACCATGGGGTGCAATTTTTCCTGCACTTTTTGTCAAAACTATTCTCTCTCCCAAGGCCCCAAGCCAAACAAACCCGTGCAGGGTGAGGTGCTTTCCGCCAAGGAAATTGTTCTTCTTGCTCAAAAATATGGAGCTGCCAGTATTTCCTATACTTATTCTGAGCCGACTATTTTTATTGAGCTGGTTATGGAAACTGCTCGTCTGGCCCAGAAAGAAGGGATCAAAAACATTCTGGTCAGCAATGGTTTTCAAAGTCCCGAGTGTCTGGAAGAACTTGAACCCTATATTGATGCGGTCAACATTGATCTCAAGGCATTTACTGAAAAATTTTATCAGAACTATTGCGGCGCCAAGCTAAAGCCAGTGCTCAAAAACTTGGAAAGGATAAAAAAAATGGGTTGGTGGCTGGAAGTAACCACCCTTATTATCCCTGGCCTCAATGATTCGGATGATGAACTAAAGAAGATAGCCTCATTTATCTACCACAATCTTAGTCAAGACACGCCCTGGCATATTTCTAAATTTTATCCGGCCTATAAAATGACCGACAGACCTTCAACACCTATCTCCACCCTGGAGCGGGCTTATACAATCGGTAAGGAGACAGGCCTGGACTATGTCTATACCGGAAATGTACCCGGGCATAGTGGTGAAAATACCTACTGTCCGGCCTGTAGTAAGAAAATTATCACCAGAATGGGATTTCAAATAACCGATCAGCACTTAAAGGAAGGTAAATGCGAGTTTTGTGGGCATGAGATTGCGGGACGGTGGGAATAG
- the purM gene encoding phosphoribosylformylglycinamidine cyclo-ligase, with protein sequence MNNRDRAYKEAGVDIQAGNRLVQSIKSIVASTFTKGVMTDIGGFGGLFRPNLNHIQDPVLVASTDGVGTKLKLAFTFDIHNTIGLDLVAMSVNDIVVQGAKPLFFLDYFATGKLEIEKAQQVIEGIANGCKQAGCALLGGETAEMPDFYAPGEYDLSGFCVGIVDNKKIIDGSGIRNGDIIIGLASSGLHSNGYSLVRKLLADSSLKGDDTFPGTEQKVSEVLLEPTKIYTPVILNLLRDMEIKGLVHITGGGFYDNIPRVLPKGLKARITFGQWAIHPVFNWLKDLGGLSWEEMLQIFNCGIGFMIVVSPEIKEDVLSRLNALDCPAWEIGQIDAKKEGEEAVQVLF encoded by the coding sequence ATGAACAACAGAGATCGGGCTTATAAAGAAGCAGGGGTTGATATTCAGGCCGGAAATCGGCTTGTCCAAAGTATTAAATCCATTGTGGCCAGCACTTTTACCAAGGGTGTCATGACCGATATCGGAGGTTTTGGCGGACTTTTTCGCCCGAATTTAAATCATATCCAAGACCCGGTTTTGGTAGCGTCCACAGATGGAGTGGGCACAAAGCTAAAATTGGCCTTTACCTTTGATATACACAACACCATTGGTCTTGATTTAGTAGCAATGAGTGTCAACGACATTGTTGTGCAAGGAGCTAAGCCTTTATTTTTTCTGGACTATTTTGCTACCGGCAAACTTGAGATTGAAAAAGCACAGCAAGTAATTGAGGGCATAGCCAATGGATGTAAACAGGCTGGATGTGCCTTGCTCGGGGGTGAAACAGCAGAGATGCCGGATTTCTATGCCCCTGGAGAGTATGATCTGTCTGGATTTTGTGTTGGTATTGTGGATAATAAAAAAATAATTGACGGGTCTGGAATAAGAAACGGGGACATCATTATTGGCCTGGCTTCCTCTGGGCTTCATTCCAACGGTTACTCTCTGGTCCGAAAGCTCTTGGCCGACTCTAGTCTGAAAGGTGATGATACTTTTCCCGGAACAGAACAAAAAGTAAGTGAAGTTCTTCTCGAACCAACCAAAATCTATACGCCCGTTATTTTAAATCTACTTCGAGATATGGAAATCAAGGGACTTGTCCATATCACGGGAGGAGGCTTCTATGATAATATCCCCCGAGTTTTACCCAAGGGGTTAAAAGCGCGCATTACTTTTGGTCAATGGGCAATACACCCAGTTTTCAACTGGCTAAAAGATTTGGGAGGCCTCTCCTGGGAGGAAATGCTTCAAATCTTTAATTGCGGGATTGGATTTATGATTGTTGTTTCTCCAGAAATAAAAGAGGATGTTCTGTCCCGTTTGAACGCCTTGGATTGTCCGGCTTGGGAAATTGGACAAATTGATGCAAAAAAGGAAGGGGAAGAAGCGGTTCAAGTTTTGTTTTAA
- a CDS encoding radical SAM protein produces the protein MKHFLPNLVYADEQGNIYDEPGLKMLCRQGNDFALPRPDELIPLPPESELYLLPDRRALGFDPQTGNIEAIEGTAVAAFVCPGYTLAGLPAYLTGERAPRLPLFAYGAVGYFQGKFWVAAKQIDKDRRQVFAHIPQKKINIGAHRLLKKYPRNRLVKHLARCALNYCCPAAKNLALGRFEAPLPTSRSCNARCIGCISLQPKDSGFPSTQNRIDFTPTSDEIVQIMSWHGQKEKKPIYSFGQGCEGEPLTEAKLILSAIEAFRLKGGKGTININTNASQPETIAPLALAGLTSIRVSLNSADRERYTSYYRPQNYTFDQVVQSIREAKKNNLFVSLNYLFFPGINDTEQEVESLIALIQETKLDFIQMRNLNIDPELYLDHIKANLGPRLGLKNFLKRIKKNCPWVNFGYFNPYLG, from the coding sequence ATGAAACATTTTCTTCCTAACTTGGTTTATGCTGATGAACAGGGCAATATTTATGATGAGCCTGGTTTAAAAATGCTCTGCCGCCAGGGAAATGACTTTGCCTTGCCCCGTCCTGATGAGCTCATTCCCTTACCTCCTGAAAGCGAACTTTACTTATTGCCGGATAGACGAGCCCTGGGGTTTGATCCTCAAACAGGCAATATCGAAGCTATTGAAGGGACGGCCGTAGCTGCTTTTGTCTGTCCGGGCTACACTCTAGCTGGACTGCCAGCATATTTAACAGGAGAGAGAGCTCCCAGGCTTCCTCTTTTTGCTTATGGAGCGGTAGGATATTTTCAGGGTAAATTTTGGGTGGCAGCCAAACAGATAGACAAAGATAGGCGACAGGTTTTTGCCCACATTCCACAAAAGAAGATCAATATCGGAGCACACAGACTTTTAAAAAAATATCCTCGTAACCGTCTGGTGAAACATCTTGCCAGGTGTGCCTTAAATTATTGTTGCCCGGCAGCTAAAAACTTGGCCCTGGGTAGGTTTGAGGCTCCACTCCCCACATCCAGGTCTTGCAATGCCCGCTGTATTGGCTGTATTTCTCTTCAGCCAAAAGATTCTGGTTTTCCATCTACGCAGAATAGAATCGATTTTACCCCAACCAGCGATGAAATAGTTCAGATAATGTCCTGGCACGGACAGAAAGAAAAGAAACCTATTTATTCTTTTGGGCAGGGGTGTGAAGGAGAACCATTAACTGAGGCAAAATTAATTCTTTCCGCTATTGAAGCTTTTCGTTTGAAGGGAGGTAAGGGGACTATTAATATCAATACTAATGCCAGCCAGCCTGAAACCATAGCTCCGTTGGCCTTGGCCGGACTAACATCCATTCGGGTTAGTCTAAATAGTGCGGACAGGGAGAGATATACAAGTTATTATCGTCCGCAAAATTATACTTTTGACCAGGTGGTCCAGTCCATTCGTGAGGCTAAAAAAAATAATCTTTTTGTCTCTTTAAATTATCTATTTTTCCCGGGTATAAACGACACTGAACAAGAGGTTGAGAGTCTGATTGCTTTAATTCAAGAGACCAAGCTGGATTTTATCCAGATGCGCAACTTAAATATCGATCCAGAGCTCTATTTAGATCACATCAAAGCTAACCTGGGGCCGCGACTAGGGCTTAAAAATTTTTTGAAAAGAATAAAAAAGAATTGTCCCTGGGTAAATTTCGGTTATTTTAACCCCTATTTGGGTTAA
- the rpsI gene encoding 30S ribosomal protein S9 has translation MTQDFFYGTGRRKTSIARTRLYNGSGQIIVNGRPYNEYFPRATLQMIIKQPLELTKTAGKFDIKVNVKGGGLAGQAQAIKHGISRALLDFDPELRPVLKKAGFLTRDARVKERKKYGQRGARARYQYSKR, from the coding sequence ATGACTCAAGATTTTTTCTACGGTACAGGCAGAAGAAAGACATCAATTGCACGCACAAGGCTTTATAATGGGAGTGGTCAAATTATTGTCAATGGTCGCCCGTATAATGAGTATTTTCCTCGGGCCACCTTGCAAATGATTATTAAACAGCCTCTAGAGTTGACCAAGACCGCAGGTAAATTTGATATTAAGGTCAATGTTAAAGGAGGAGGGCTGGCCGGACAAGCCCAAGCCATCAAGCACGGTATAAGCAGGGCTCTTCTAGACTTTGACCCTGAACTTCGACCTGTACTAAAAAAAGCCGGATTTTTGACCCGCGATGCTCGAGTCAAAGAAAGAAAGAAATACGGCCAGCGCGGTGCGAGAGCCAGGTACCAATACTCAAAACGTTAG
- the rplM gene encoding 50S ribosomal protein L13, giving the protein MKTYSPKPEEIQKNWYLVDAQGKTLGRIATEIAKRLRGKHKPEFAPHIDTGDFIVVVNAKKVKVTGQKLEKKKYYRHTGYPGGLKETTLAEMMENKPEEVIRRAVRGMLPKNRLGRAMLKKLKVYSGPDHPHGAQQPQALEF; this is encoded by the coding sequence ATGAAGACATATAGCCCAAAGCCGGAAGAAATTCAGAAGAATTGGTATTTAGTAGACGCCCAAGGCAAGACTTTGGGTCGGATTGCCACGGAAATTGCCAAAAGGCTAAGGGGAAAACATAAGCCTGAGTTTGCCCCTCATATTGACACTGGAGACTTTATTGTTGTTGTTAACGCAAAGAAAGTGAAGGTTACAGGTCAAAAGCTGGAGAAGAAAAAGTATTATCGTCATACTGGTTATCCAGGGGGGTTGAAAGAGACGACTTTAGCTGAAATGATGGAAAACAAGCCGGAAGAAGTGATCAGGCGTGCCGTTAGGGGAATGCTTCCCAAAAATCGTCTAGGCCGGGCTATGCTGAAAAAGTTAAAAGTTTATTCAGGCCCTGATCATCCACATGGTGCTCAACAACCTCAAGCTTTGGAATTCTAA
- a CDS encoding HD domain-containing protein yields the protein MPSIRKSLLQLIFSGSFMKRWNDKLRPMELVEVDKQGHKMILAFVLYVLNAKKVPEAEKDALAEEIILGGIFDYLYRLVITDIKPPIFYKIKANPAHYYQLTQWVLEQLQPRVQPLGKDFWHKLEHYFTSEDNTSLARRILDAAHIFASQWEFSLIKELNKEDEELKEIEVNFFNGLKRYTDLVGVPELINDPKTELARFINLSGQLRFQKRWSQTPRIPETSVLGHMFIVACYAYFFSLAVGACARRRQNNFFAGLFHDLPELLTRDIISPVKQSVKRIGNLIKEYECRELDRRVFNLLSAGGYKDLIHRLKYFLGIDIGSEFDSTIIVDGEARIVTWEQLQNQYNEDRFDPKDGYLLKVCDNLAAFIEAYTATRNGIVNEQLQQAQWRIRNKYQQSSLIDGVHIGALLADFD from the coding sequence GTGCCTAGTATAAGAAAGAGTCTTTTGCAACTCATTTTTTCGGGATCCTTTATGAAAAGGTGGAATGATAAGTTAAGGCCCATGGAACTGGTAGAGGTCGACAAACAAGGCCATAAAATGATCCTGGCCTTTGTTCTTTATGTTCTGAACGCAAAAAAAGTACCGGAGGCAGAAAAGGATGCTCTAGCTGAAGAGATAATCCTGGGAGGGATTTTTGATTATCTTTACCGACTGGTTATCACTGATATCAAGCCCCCCATATTTTATAAGATCAAAGCTAACCCTGCCCATTATTATCAACTGACACAGTGGGTCTTGGAGCAATTGCAACCCAGGGTTCAACCTTTGGGAAAAGACTTTTGGCATAAGCTGGAACATTATTTCACTAGTGAAGACAATACTTCTCTGGCTCGCAGAATTTTGGATGCAGCCCACATTTTTGCCAGTCAGTGGGAATTCAGTTTGATCAAGGAATTAAACAAAGAGGATGAAGAGTTAAAAGAGATTGAAGTAAATTTTTTTAACGGATTAAAAAGATACACTGACCTGGTTGGAGTACCCGAATTGATTAATGACCCAAAAACAGAACTGGCCAGATTCATCAATTTATCCGGACAACTCAGGTTTCAAAAAAGATGGTCCCAAACTCCGCGCATCCCAGAAACATCGGTTCTGGGACACATGTTCATTGTTGCCTGTTACGCCTATTTTTTTAGTCTTGCAGTAGGTGCATGCGCAAGAAGGCGACAGAACAATTTTTTTGCTGGTTTGTTCCATGATCTACCAGAACTTTTGACCCGAGATATCATCTCCCCGGTAAAACAATCTGTGAAACGAATTGGAAATCTAATCAAAGAGTATGAATGCAGAGAGCTTGACCGCAGGGTATTTAATCTTTTAAGTGCAGGCGGCTACAAAGACCTGATACATAGACTTAAATATTTTCTGGGTATCGATATAGGCTCTGAATTTGATTCCACAATAATTGTCGATGGTGAAGCCAGAATTGTAACCTGGGAACAGCTCCAAAACCAATATAATGAAGACCGGTTTGATCCCAAGGATGGATACTTGCTAAAAGTGTGTGATAATCTGGCTGCTTTTATTGAAGCGTATACAGCCACCAGAAATGGCATTGTTAACGAACAACTACAGCAGGCCCAGTGGCGAATAAGGAATAAATATCAACAAAGCTCTTTAATAGATGGAGTACATATCGGGGCTTTGTTAGCAGACTTTGATTAG
- a CDS encoding CBS domain-containing protein, with protein MLLRKRAWDIMRDDFPYVEEDASLSKVIRKLKESQEESPDNNCVLVYSKKKKFLGIISMWNIIQAMGPCLLKEAKLGEQEADWDLAFHRACRTCSHVGIEELIQKDVPVVKPSDPLARIMEIFLDYRRGRAVVEEGGKVIGLILLSDLYKEIARDVEKW; from the coding sequence ATGTTGTTACGCAAACGTGCTTGGGACATCATGCGGGATGATTTTCCTTATGTTGAGGAAGATGCCAGTCTGAGCAAAGTTATCAGAAAATTAAAGGAGAGTCAGGAAGAAAGTCCAGACAACAACTGTGTCTTGGTCTATTCCAAAAAGAAAAAATTTTTAGGTATAATTTCCATGTGGAATATAATCCAGGCTATGGGTCCATGTCTGCTAAAAGAAGCAAAATTGGGAGAACAGGAAGCTGATTGGGATTTGGCCTTTCATCGAGCCTGTCGCACCTGCTCCCATGTTGGAATCGAGGAACTAATCCAAAAAGACGTCCCCGTGGTTAAACCCAGCGACCCCCTGGCCAGGATAATGGAAATTTTTCTTGATTACCGACGCGGACGCGCCGTAGTCGAGGAAGGAGGAAAAGTGATCGGCCTGATATTACTTTCTGATTTGTATAAAGAAATAGCCCGGGATGTTGAGAAGTGGTAA